The genomic interval GACGATAGTCAGAAGCCAGCCGCTGCTGAGCAAATGCCTTCTGAATAGTTGCAGATGGTTGCTGGTAGGGGATTAGCAATCTACCATCATCCAGTAATGAACGGTCTGGAATGCGCCCAAAAACATCGGTGCTTCGTGTGTCCAGTACGAAAAATATGCCTTCATCGGTCTGGATAGCAGTATAGAGGTAGTGAATATCAGGGAACTTGCGATGAAAATTGAAAAGGGGCTTTAAAGCTTGCAGGTGAGCCGGTGAGTTGGTTAGGTCTGGTGAGTTAAGGCTGCGGTGGTGATCTACGTCAATCGTGGCAGCTGCCGCCAGGGCCAAGCGCTCCAGATCACGTCGCTCGCTCTCCAGAACAGCTTCATACGCCTTAAGGTAGAACCAGCCAATGCTCATTCCTGCCACCAGCAAAATTATCGTGGATAGAAAAAGGGCTTCCCAGGAAGCCCTTACTTTCTCGTCGTTATAGAGGTTACGGAGTATCATTGCACGCAACCGTTACATGTCCCACTGCTGGTTTGTGCTTTTGCGAAATTCTTCAGCTGCACTCTTCTCTCTCGGGTCAGGCTTACTTGCGTCGGCTCGAGCTGTGGATGTACCTGAACCTCGTTGCACATGGAACATATCTAATAACTGAAAATCACTCAGTAGTTGCCATAGGCGCTCATCAGTGACAGTCATACTGATCTTGATACCTTCTTCGTTAGCCACTTTCATGAGAAAACCTATGACAGTCGATGTCATAGAAAAAGAGTCCTCGATGATAAGGTGCAGTGATCGCGATCCTTTTTTTAAAATATTCTCCACACTCTCGCGAATAAGTTGTGAGTGCCGGATACTTTTGATATTGCCGGAGATAACCAGTGTGTTGCTGTCCCTGGTGTGAATTTCCATTTTTCCCTCATTTGTTCATTGGCTGACATTTTTTGTCCAAGTCTGGTGGATCTAAATTGTTCGAAGCGGTAGGCTACACCTTAAAGCGTTGCAACAGCGTGAACTGTGAATTAGACTTAGAAGACATAGTCACGGACACGTCAGTAATATTTTCACCAGCATGCTTGTTTTCCTGTGAGAGGTCAAACATTTCTCGCATGGTTTCAATAAGATCCTTGGTTTTCTTAGCGATAAAAGTGCTTTTGCGCACTAGCTCAGAAGAGGAGTCTACGGTATTCATAAGCTTTTGTTGGGTATCCTCTGCCTGTTTCATGAGTCCCTGAGAGCCTTCAGAAATGCCAAGAATGTCTTGGGATACTTTATCCACCTCGCCGTGTATATCACTAATGCTGGCGGTAATACTGTTGATAATGTTGCGTATCTCTCCTAAAGAGCTTTGTGTTCGTTCTGCCAGCACTCGCACCTCATCAGCAACTACTGCAAAGCCGCGGCCCTGATCTCCAGCTCTGGCGGCTTCGATAGAGGCATTAAGCGCCAGCAGGTTGGTCTGGTCAGCAACATCGGATATAATACTCAAAACGCTTTCTATACGTCCCGCCTCGGTGTTGAGATCCTGCATTTTGCGAGCCATCTCTTGCTGTGCTTCGCTGTCCTTGACGATTTTGCTGTTTATATCGGAGAAGTCATCTATCAAATGAGTGAGCATTTTGTAACCGTCCTCCAGTACTTCGGTGGAGGTGACAGCAAGCTCTTCAGTTTTATCCAGATTTTCACCAACCTCATTTACTAAGGCGTCGGTGCGTTCTACTAGCTTAAACTGCTGGCCGATATTAGCTGCCAGTGACTCAGCAGTAGCAGAAAGCTCTTCGCTGGCGGTAGCGGTTTCATGAGCTCCATCCATGGCCTCCTTAACAACGTGCTGTGTCATATCAAGAAAGCTATTGATGGCCTCGTTTGCTTTGGATATTTCATCTTTGCCGTAGACGGGGAAGCGTCTGGTGAGGTCCCCATCACCCTGTGAAAGGTTTATGAAAGCTTGTTGCATTTTCTCTAGTGGACGGGTTATTACATAGGCGATAGTTATAGTGGAAGCCAAGGAAACCACTGTCAGAACAACCACCACGCCCATGGTGCGCCAAAAGGCACTTAACTTGGTGTTTTCCAGCTCAGCTCGGGAAAGAGTGTTTATGACTACTGCTGCTACGTCTCCATTGTGATCACGCAAAGGGAAGAAGGCGGCATTGTGGCCTTGGTCGCCAATAGTAACGATATCAGTGGCCTGCTCACCACGTTGTGTATGACGTTGGGCATCTTGGGGTAAGGAAAAACTACCCCGAAGATTATCAAGGGATGTAGATATTACTTTGTTATTCACCATAAATGTCACATCGGTATTGCCTTGCTGTGCTAAATAGCGGGCGCTATTTTGACGCAAGTAACTGCCGACCTTAATGGTACCAACCACTTGGCTGTTGTATACAAGGGGGGCCACGGCATCCAGAGACATTTTGTCGGTAGTGATGGACTGGGTCAGCCCTTGACTAAAGTCGCCGCCCAGAGCTTGCTGTACCATAGGTACACTGGATTTATCGTCGCCATGTTGCTCAGGACTGTGTCCACGCATTATTACACGGCCCTGAGAGTCGGTTACTTCCACTGTGGATATGGCTGGATTGCTTTTGGATATTTCTCTGTATTCCCGCACAAGCAAACGGCGAAGTTCCGTGGTGTTGCCATTTGCCGTAGCAGCAGCCAGTTGACTATTGCGTGAAAGAACATGGGCAAAACCGGCAGCCTGACTCTGTAGGTTTTCTATGTGTGATTGGGTGTTGTGAGAAGCCTGGCTGACCATTTGCTGGTAGTTCTCTTCTACGGTTGTATGAGTGGCTATCATGGCCAGAGCCACCATGACTACGGCGACCGAGGTAACCATCATGACGAAAAAACTAATCAGTTTAAAGCGTATAGTCAGATTCGGAAAAAGCATAAAAGATTTTTCACCAGAGTTATCGCTACTTTTGGAGGGCTGCGCCTCTGCGCGTTTAGCCGGCAGTCTGGTTTCCTGTGTAGACGTGTAGTCTTTCAACGTTTTTCCCCCTTAATTTGCATTTCCACGGTATTGGATTCGCTGACAGCGCACACTGTAAATTATATTATGCAAAAAGTTACAGTAGAAATACAGCAGAAAGTGCCATGTAAGGTAAATGTATTGTATTCTAGCTGAGGCGAGCGCTGCTTACCGTATTGTACATAAGCATGGCTATAGTCATTGGGCCCACACCCCCTGGAACGGGAGTAATGGCTTGGCAACGGGGTTTTACTTCTTCGAAATCTACATCACCGACCAAGCGATAGCCTTTTTCATTATCGGCGTCTATGCGGTTGATGCCCACATCAATTACCACTGCTCCCTCCTTTACCATGTGGCCTTTAACAAACTCAGGTTTGCCAATAGCGGCCACCAGAATGTCAGCTTCCCGGCACAGCTCTTCCAAGTTCTTGGTGGCACTATGGCACACGGTTACGGTGCTGTTGCAGCCCATATTTTCACCAGAATCTTTTTGCAGCATCATAGCTGCCAGTGGTTTTCCGACGATATCGCTGCGGCCAAGGATGACTGTATGCTTACCAGTAGTTTCAATCCCGGTTCGTTTTATCAGTTGAACTATGCCATGGGGTGTGCAGGGCAGGAATCGAGGCATGCCGATGAGGACTCGGCCAACATTCTCAGGATGGAAGCAATCAACATCTTTGGACGGCGCAATAGCTTCAATAACCTGCTGCTCATCCAGGTGAGCGGGCAAAGGAAGCTGGCAAAGAATACCGTGGATTTCAGGGTCAGAGTTGTACTGATCCACAATAGCCATAAGCTCATCTTGCGAAGTACTTGCCGGCAATATTGACGCCTTGGAGAGAATACCCAGTTTTTCGCAGGTTTTACGTTTACTACCAACGTATACTTGACTGGCAGGATCATCTCCAACCAGTATTACTGCCAACCCCGGTTGAATTCCTTGATCTTTAAGTACTTTTACCTCTTCTGCCAGTTCGGACTGAATAGTTTTGGAAAGAGTTTTGCCGTCCAGGAGTGTTGTCATGTTAATATACCCTTTTTGTTGTTTGTTTTTTCACAATTTATACACTATTGTAGGTAGGCTTGCCAAGGGTGAGAATGTTATTATTGCGGCAGCTATAGATCGAGAAACAATGAACATTACTTTCCTTGCACCTGAGAAGTTTCATGACTACAACATTTTCTCGCATCACGGTACGATTATTTGTCATAATTATCATTGCCTCGGCTGTTGCCTGGGGAGAAGAAACAACCTGCCCACCCGTAGACCACTTTGCCCTCAACCCACAACTCCTTATATATCTTGACGCCTTTGAGCATCCGGTTGTTCCGGTTCGTTATTACGATGGTGGTCGTTACCATCTTGACCCAGGTGCAACAGCCCGACTGGATGGAGAAATTCAGGCAGGGTACCACAACTCCTGTGACTCCTACCGGCTGGTATCAGGGAATTTAACTATCAATGGCCAGTCCCTGAATGATGTCACTGGAGCTTTTGTCTATGGCAATTATCAGCATCAGGGTGATCCATCTCAGTCAGTAAGGGTCGAGCTGAGTCATGAATCGGGCGATATCTCTGTTGGTCTGAGAGATGAGAACGGTATTGAGGGCAATGGAATTGTTTGGTTGTCACAAGTTTATCCTGCCAGGGCTCGCCTGTACAGTGTAGCAGTGAGAATGCTCCCAGATGAAGGTCGTAGTGAAATTGGAATTATGCCTATGCAAGTGGAGTATCTAAGCAATGGGCAGTGGTTACCGGCTAATGACGATCCACTCAGCCTGCACCGGCAACATCCCGAAGCGTTTGATGTCAGCGACATTAAAATTGAGGCACTGGGGGATATGGAATCTGATCAGGAGCAATATGTAAAATTAGCCATTGACAGCACACTATATAAACAGGGAGAATTGCTACTGGAAGTGAGCTACGAAGGCCCCATGAAACATGGTGTATTCAAGCTCACTCTCCCTGGAGATAAAGGTCCCCAGCATCTTCACCGCAACGGTGAAGTTTCGGCGTACTTTGAGTTCGGGGTGTCACCTGAGATGTACCCTTTAGTGGATCATCGCCGATTGCCCTGACAGAACAGACCCTTCTCATGTTACAAGGAGCATACTGTATGGACAAGAAGCTGGTGGATGCTATATATAACAGCGAGGATTTTCATAAGCTTACTCGCACGCGCAGTCGCTTTGCCATGCGCTTGACTGTGGCATTATTAGTTGCCTATGGCATTTTTTTGTTCTGCATTGCTTTTTTTCCCGATTTCTTCGCTATTCCCATTCCATTCCTGACTCACCAAATTATACCAATTGGCATTGCCTATGCCATTGGTGTTATATGTTTTGCTTTTTTCCTGACGGCACTCTACGTTCATCGAGCCAATCAGGATTTCGACTCCCTGAATCAAGAAATTCGTGCTTCGTTTCTTGCACAAAAAGCTCTGCTGGATAAAGAGAAGCAGGAAGGGAAGCAACCATGAAGCCAAACGTAACGCTATTGGGAACTCCGGTGATGGTAGCTATTCTGGCTGCTCCCGCTTCAGCGCAGGTGATAACTGAAGTGTTTCAGACTGGTGTCGGGTGGAAAGCCACAGGCTTTTTTCTCTTTTTTGTCATGCTTATGCTGCTGATTGTTTACAAGTCAGCACGTCGTACTCGTACGGCTAAGGATTTTTATTCGACAGGAGGAGGGATTTCAGCGGCACAAAACGGGTTAGCTATAGCCGGGGATTATATGTCGGCAGCGTCTTTTCTTGGTATTACCGGTCTTATTTATATGTATGGGTACGATGGCTTTGTTTATTCGGTTGGTTTTTTGGTGGGTTGGCCCATTATATTGTTCCTGATTGCTGAGCAATTGCGCAACCTGGGAAAGTACACATTTGCCGATGTGGCATCGTACCGACTCCAACAGCGGCCTGTTCGCATGTTGGCGGCTTGTGGCTCCCTGGCGGTAGTCTTCTTCTATCTAACGGCCCAGATGATAGGCGGCGGAAAGCTCATACAGATCCTTTTTGGTATTCCTTACAGTTTTTCTGTGATAGTAATCGGGCTTATGATGATTTTTTATGTCTCTTACGGTGGAATGCTTGCAACTACCTGGGTGCAGATCATCAAAGCTATTATGCTCCTCTTTGGAGCCACCTTTATGGCGGTGGCCAGCATGTATGTAGCTGACTTCAGCTACGAAAACCTCTCTCTCAGTGCCATAGAGTTTCACCGACTTAAATCAACCATCATGGTACCGGGCAACTTTCTTGGTGACCCCATTTCTGCTATTTCGCTGGGAATTGCCCTGATACTAGGTGCTGCCGGATTACCTCATATACTCATGCGCTTTTTTACTGTGGCTGATGCTAAGGCGGCGCGCAAGTCGGTTCTCTACGCTACTGGTTTTATCGGTTATTTTTACATCCTTACCTTTACTATAGGTTTTGGAGCTATCATTTTGGTTTCTGCGAATCCAAACTATTTGGATATGGCGGGACGGCTCATGGGGGGCGAAAACATGGTAGCCCTCCACCTGGCACACGCTGTTGGTGGTGAGTTTTTTCTTGGTTTTATTTCGGCAGTGGGTTTCACCACAATTTTGGCGGTAGTCTCTGCTCTGACTCTATCGGGTGCTACCGCCATTGCCCACGATCTCTACGGTAACCTGTTAAAGAAAAAGGTCACTGATTCCGAATTGATGAGCATTGGTCGACGAGCAGCCTTGGCCATTGGGTTGGTGGCTATAGTCTTGGGGCTGATTTTTGAAGGGCAAAACATTGCTCTCATGGTGGGAATAGCCTTCTCCATTGCTGCCAGTGCTAATTTTCCGGTGCTCTTTCTCGCTATGTTTTGGCCACGTCTGACCACTCGCGGGGCAGTTATTGGTGGCAGCATCGGTTTGATTACTGTTTTGTTGCTTATCATAACTGGCCCGGTGGTGTGGCAAGATGTTCTTGGGTTTTCTCGTGCCATCTTTCCTTGGGAGCATCCTGCAATTTTTTCAGTCCCCCTTGCTTTTGTCAGTATTTGGTACTTCTCGGTAACTGACCGCAGTGATAGGGCAAGACTTGAGTGTGAAGCATTCAAGGCTCAGTATGTGCGGGCTCAAACCGGTATTGAGGCCGAGGGAATTCGTTTTATCAAGTAACTCACTACCGTAAACAGCGCCAGCAGTACCGTGAAATGGGAGATATACCAATGACAGCAGAAACACTGGACTACCGCATATTCCTCTCCAAAGTTGAACCTTTCAGCGCCCTTGTGGCAGAGCGGTTTGAAAAGGTCGTAGAGAACATTGATATACAGTACTTTCGCCAGGGCGATGTCATCATGCAACGAGGGCAGGAGCCGGAGTTCTTTTATATTATTGCTAAAGGGTTAGTTGAAGAAATAGATGAGGATGAAAACTCTCTTTTTTATGCAGTTCAGGATAGTTTTGACG from Desulfurispira natronophila carries:
- a CDS encoding methyl-accepting chemotaxis protein, with protein sequence MMVTSVAVVMVALAMIATHTTVEENYQQMVSQASHNTQSHIENLQSQAAGFAHVLSRNSQLAAATANGNTTELRRLLVREYREISKSNPAISTVEVTDSQGRVIMRGHSPEQHGDDKSSVPMVQQALGGDFSQGLTQSITTDKMSLDAVAPLVYNSQVVGTIKVGSYLRQNSARYLAQQGNTDVTFMVNNKVISTSLDNLRGSFSLPQDAQRHTQRGEQATDIVTIGDQGHNAAFFPLRDHNGDVAAVVINTLSRAELENTKLSAFWRTMGVVVVLTVVSLASTITIAYVITRPLEKMQQAFINLSQGDGDLTRRFPVYGKDEISKANEAINSFLDMTQHVVKEAMDGAHETATASEELSATAESLAANIGQQFKLVERTDALVNEVGENLDKTEELAVTSTEVLEDGYKMLTHLIDDFSDINSKIVKDSEAQQEMARKMQDLNTEAGRIESVLSIISDVADQTNLLALNASIEAARAGDQGRGFAVVADEVRVLAERTQSSLGEIRNIINSITASISDIHGEVDKVSQDILGISEGSQGLMKQAEDTQQKLMNTVDSSSELVRKSTFIAKKTKDLIETMREMFDLSQENKHAGENITDVSVTMSSKSNSQFTLLQRFKV
- the folD gene encoding bifunctional methylenetetrahydrofolate dehydrogenase/methenyltetrahydrofolate cyclohydrolase FolD — encoded protein: MTTLLDGKTLSKTIQSELAEEVKVLKDQGIQPGLAVILVGDDPASQVYVGSKRKTCEKLGILSKASILPASTSQDELMAIVDQYNSDPEIHGILCQLPLPAHLDEQQVIEAIAPSKDVDCFHPENVGRVLIGMPRFLPCTPHGIVQLIKRTGIETTGKHTVILGRSDIVGKPLAAMMLQKDSGENMGCNSTVTVCHSATKNLEELCREADILVAAIGKPEFVKGHMVKEGAVVIDVGINRIDADNEKGYRLVGDVDFEEVKPRCQAITPVPGGVGPMTIAMLMYNTVSSARLS
- a CDS encoding DUF485 domain-containing protein; translation: MDKKLVDAIYNSEDFHKLTRTRSRFAMRLTVALLVAYGIFLFCIAFFPDFFAIPIPFLTHQIIPIGIAYAIGVICFAFFLTALYVHRANQDFDSLNQEIRASFLAQKALLDKEKQEGKQP
- the actP gene encoding cation/acetate symporter ActP, with the translated sequence MKPNVTLLGTPVMVAILAAPASAQVITEVFQTGVGWKATGFFLFFVMLMLLIVYKSARRTRTAKDFYSTGGGISAAQNGLAIAGDYMSAASFLGITGLIYMYGYDGFVYSVGFLVGWPIILFLIAEQLRNLGKYTFADVASYRLQQRPVRMLAACGSLAVVFFYLTAQMIGGGKLIQILFGIPYSFSVIVIGLMMIFYVSYGGMLATTWVQIIKAIMLLFGATFMAVASMYVADFSYENLSLSAIEFHRLKSTIMVPGNFLGDPISAISLGIALILGAAGLPHILMRFFTVADAKAARKSVLYATGFIGYFYILTFTIGFGAIILVSANPNYLDMAGRLMGGENMVALHLAHAVGGEFFLGFISAVGFTTILAVVSALTLSGATAIAHDLYGNLLKKKVTDSELMSIGRRAALAIGLVAIVLGLIFEGQNIALMVGIAFSIAASANFPVLFLAMFWPRLTTRGAVIGGSIGLITVLLLIITGPVVWQDVLGFSRAIFPWEHPAIFSVPLAFVSIWYFSVTDRSDRARLECEAFKAQYVRAQTGIEAEGIRFIK